The sequence CGGACGCCGCGAAAGGAAGGGGCCGCAGGAGAACTCCTTCGACGACGCTGAACATGGCGGTGTTCGCGCCGATGCCGAGGGCGAGGGTCGACACTACCACCGCGGTGAAGCCGGGGCTCTTGACGAGCGAGCGGAACGCCACTCGGATATCGGCCATAAGAACGCTCACGGACGCATCTCCTTTTCGGGACGGACGAACTCGGGACAAACGCCGGCACTCGCGGCGCACGAGCTCGACCTTGCCGAAGCGTTTCTCCGCGGCCTTCACCGCGTCTCCGGGCGAAAGGCCTTTCGCCCGGTACTCGGCGGCGCGCATCTCCAAGTGAAAGCGGATCTCACGATCGATCTCCGCGTCGACGGAGTCGGGCGCGAGCCAGCCGCGTAGGCGGCGACGCAGCTTTCGGAAGAGCATCGAGGTTCAGCCTCAGGCAGATTCGAGAATCTTCTTCACGGCGGCGGCGAACTCGGACCAGTTGCTGCGCTCGCTCCCGAGCCTCCGCCGGCCGGCGCTCGTGAGCCGGTAGAACTTCGCCCTTCGCTTGTTCTCGGTGACTCGCCAGGAGGAGGCGAGCCAACCCCGCTCCTCCATCCGATAGAGCGCGGGATAGAGCGAACCTTCGTCAACGGAGAGAGCGTCCCCGGTGAGGTCTTCTATGCGGCGGCCGATCCCGTAGCCGTTCATCGCCTCGCTCTCGAGGATACGGAGGACGAGGAGCTCGAGCGTGCCGTGAAGGAGTTCTGATTTCGTCTTCGTCACGTCGTCTTACCTTAGATAGTCTAGGGTAGACTAGCGTCGCGATGGACGCCTGTCAAGCCGCGGGCGAAGCTGGTAATACGCGGCTCGGTGGTGAAAGCCACCACGGGAGCTCCTCACGGGGCCTTCGTCGCTTCGATGAGCGCGTCGAGCGAAGCGCGGTCGAGCCACCGACCGCGGCGCACAACGCCCTCGATCTGAAGCGTGCGTGAAATATCTTCGAGCGGGCTGGCCTCGAGGAGCACCAGGTCTGCCGGACTCCCTACGGCGACGCGCCCGGTACCGTGGTCGCGTTCGAGGTACTCGGCCGGATGAAGCGTCGCACAGGCGAGCGCTTCGTAGGGCGTGAGGCCCGAAGCCACGAGCTCTCGCAGCTCCGCATGCAGCGACAGCCCCCAGGGCGAACGGTCGGTGCCGGCAAGAAGGCGAGCCCCCGCCTCCGCGAGACGACGTACGAGCTCGCGCTGCACCTCGAGACTTCTCTCGGCGGCTCGGAAATCCTCGTCCGAAAAATTACTCAGCCACGCAATCTGCGTGCGATC is a genomic window of Vicinamibacteria bacterium containing:
- a CDS encoding amidohydrolase family protein, producing the protein DRTQIAWLSNFSDEDFRAAERSLEVQRELVRRLAEAGARLLAGTDRSPWGLSLHAELRELVASGLTPYEALACATLHPAEYLERDHGTGRVAVGSPADLVLLEASPLEDISRTLQIEGVVRRGRWLDRASLDALIEATKAP
- a CDS encoding PadR family transcriptional regulator; its protein translation is MTKTKSELLHGTLELLVLRILESEAMNGYGIGRRIEDLTGDALSVDEGSLYPALYRMEERGWLASSWRVTENKRRAKFYRLTSAGRRRLGSERSNWSEFAAAVKKILESA